The sequence GAGTGGCGACGCCTGTCGGCTGGCATCGACCAGCGGGTGCGCGCGCTCAACGCCTTCCTCTATGACATCTACCACCGCCAGGAGATCGTGCGGGCCGGCCGGGTGCCTGCGGAGCTGATCCTGCAGAACGAGGCGTTCCTGCCGGAGATGATCGGCTTCACCCCGGCGCGCCGGGTCTATGCCCATATTATAGGCACCGACCTCGTGCGTGTCGGCGAGGACGATTTCTACGTGCTTGAGGACAACACCCGCACCCCGTCCGGCGTCTCCTACATGCTGGAGAACCGCGAGACGATGATGCGGATGTTCCCCGAGCTGTTCCAGCAGAACCGGGTGGCGCCGATCGAGCACTATCCGGACATGCTGCGCGAGACGCTGGAGAGCGTCGCGCCGGAGAACTGCGACGGCGATCCGACCGTCTGCATCCTGACGCCGGGCATCTACAACTCCGCCTATTTCGAGCATGCCTTCCTCGCCGACTCGATGGGCGTGGAGCTGTGCGAGGCGCGCGACCTCTATGTGGAGGACGGCAAGGTGTGGATGCGCACCACCCAGTCGCCGCAGCGGGTCGACGTGATCTACCGGCGCATCGACGATGCCTTCCTCGATCCGCTGACCTTCCGCCCCGACAGCATGCTCGGCGTACCGGGCCTGTTCGACGCCTACCGGGCGGGCAACGTGACGATCTGCAACGCGCCGGGCACGGGCATTGCGGACGACAAGGCGATCTATGCCTATGTGCCGGACATCATCGAGTTCTACACCGGCCAGAAGCCGATCCTGAAGAACGTGCCGACCTGGAACTGCGCCAAGCCCGACGACCTGGCCTATGTGCTGGACCGTCTGCCGGAGCTGGTGGTGAAGGAGGTGCACGGCTCGGGCGGCTACGGCATGCTGATCGGCCCGACCGCCTCCAAGCGCGAGATCGCCGAATTCTCCAAGCGGCTAAAGGCCAATCCCGCCAACTACATCGCCCAGCCGACGCTGGCGCTGTCGGCCTGCCCGACCCATGTGCAATCGGGGCTGGCTCCCCGCCATGTCGACCTCAGGCCCTATGTGCTGGTCGGAGACAAGGTGCGCATCACGCCCGGCGGACTGACCCGCGTGGCGCTGAAGAAGGGCTCCCTGGTGGTGAATTCCAGCCAGGGCGGCGGCACCAAGGACACCTGGGTTCTGGAGGACTGACGAAACATGCTCGGCCGTACCGCCGCATCCCTGTTCTGGACCTCGCGCTACAACGAGCGGGCGGAGAACATGGCCCGCCTGCTGGAGGTGGGATACCGCATTGCCATGACGCCGCGTCTGGGCCAGGACGCCGCCGACGACTGGCGTTCGACGCTGGTCAGCGCCGGCTGCGACCAGGGCTTCTTCAAGAAGCACGAGGAACTGACAAAGCGCTCCGTCGTCTCGCACATGCTGTTCGACCCGGAAAACCCCTCCTCCGTGCGCTCCTGCATCGAGGCGGCCCGCAACAACGCCCGCTCGGTGCGCACCGCCATCACCGGCGAGATGTGGGAGAGCCTGAACACGACCTATATCGACTTCATGGAAGTGCGCCCGCAGCACATGACCGACGACAAGCTGCCGGGCTTCCTGACCTGGATCAAGCAGCGCTCCATGCTGTTCCGCGGCGCCATGCTCGGCACCTTGATGCGCGACGAGGGCTACCACTTCTCGCAGTTCGGCTGCTTCATCGAGCGGGCCGACAACACCTCGCGCATCCTCGACGTGAAATACTGGATCCTGCTGCCGGACAACGAAGTGGTCGGCGGCGAGCTCGACCGGTACCAATGGTCGACGATCCTGAGGTCGGTCTCTGCCCATCGCAGCTATCGCCATGCCTATCGCGATGCGCAGATACGCCCGTTCAACATTGCCGAGTTCCTCATCCTGCGAAAGGAGATGCCGCGCTCGCTGGCCTATTGCTACGACTGGATCACCGAGAGCATGGAGGGGCTCACCCTGCGCTACGGCGAGCGGCCGATGAGCTACGACATGGCCCAGCGCACCCACGAGCTGCTGGACCAGGGAACCATGCGGCAGATCTTCCAAGGGGGACTGCACGAGTTCCTCGGCAACATGATCGCGAGAAACAACGGACTAGGCGCGCAGCTCGCCGCGGACTACCACTTCGCCTGACAGGAAACGCGAACCGAACGATCGGAAGCCGGCGGCGACAAGACGCGAAGCCGACCGAACACGAGGAAGCCCGAGAGCCATGCGCCTCAACGTCAGACATGTGACCCGCTATCGGTACGAGCACCCGCTCGCCCATATGGTCCAGCAG comes from Stappia sp. 28M-7 and encodes:
- a CDS encoding circularly permuted type 2 ATP-grasp protein; this encodes MGESTIFNEMLTADGKPRAPYRRLAEWFDTLSPADMRKKSREAETIFRRLGITFAVYGTSEATERLIPFDIVPRVLSASEWRRLSAGIDQRVRALNAFLYDIYHRQEIVRAGRVPAELILQNEAFLPEMIGFTPARRVYAHIIGTDLVRVGEDDFYVLEDNTRTPSGVSYMLENRETMMRMFPELFQQNRVAPIEHYPDMLRETLESVAPENCDGDPTVCILTPGIYNSAYFEHAFLADSMGVELCEARDLYVEDGKVWMRTTQSPQRVDVIYRRIDDAFLDPLTFRPDSMLGVPGLFDAYRAGNVTICNAPGTGIADDKAIYAYVPDIIEFYTGQKPILKNVPTWNCAKPDDLAYVLDRLPELVVKEVHGSGGYGMLIGPTASKREIAEFSKRLKANPANYIAQPTLALSACPTHVQSGLAPRHVDLRPYVLVGDKVRITPGGLTRVALKKGSLVVNSSQGGGTKDTWVLED
- a CDS encoding alpha-E domain-containing protein, producing the protein MLGRTAASLFWTSRYNERAENMARLLEVGYRIAMTPRLGQDAADDWRSTLVSAGCDQGFFKKHEELTKRSVVSHMLFDPENPSSVRSCIEAARNNARSVRTAITGEMWESLNTTYIDFMEVRPQHMTDDKLPGFLTWIKQRSMLFRGAMLGTLMRDEGYHFSQFGCFIERADNTSRILDVKYWILLPDNEVVGGELDRYQWSTILRSVSAHRSYRHAYRDAQIRPFNIAEFLILRKEMPRSLAYCYDWITESMEGLTLRYGERPMSYDMAQRTHELLDQGTMRQIFQGGLHEFLGNMIARNNGLGAQLAADYHFA